The proteins below come from a single Amphiura filiformis chromosome 15, Afil_fr2py, whole genome shotgun sequence genomic window:
- the LOC140171362 gene encoding uncharacterized protein: MATDVETGKTATALVRIYVLDNNQRVVVVIDAELERVKELESELVDLLENITGGIVIVDEITYYTDKNGVTHDDMTMMIIHVIDRETNEIIPADDILIVIDDNYRSIEELLIKYGVVNFYPVLGGRGAAGLAILEWALLAIALLLFLGALIFIIILCCLRRRLLKKIHGGNFVTGSRKDASKLEDGTANGVKRNASNAQSFSGDNPLWKGGGDWPDSISLIGQREYEAQERSMDFFEDDIEEAHEAIIMTSLVSEKAMMDADTASSRHLNGSLNGGLYHSGQASMMHLDNRKPADPVMSRYIDVSNLSGSSQRYDRSSGLQSFQGSGQRYDGSSGLQSFQGSGQRYDGSSGLKSFQGSGQHYDGSSGLQSFQGGGSYQGNGSFNRQGNLTEEKAFEIRRC; encoded by the exons ATGGCCACAGATGTAGAAACAGGAAAGACTGCCACAGCTTTAGTTAGG ATTTATGTTTTGGACAACAACCAGCGAGTAGTTGTTGTAATTGATGCAGAGTTGGAAAGAGTGAAAGAACTGGAATCTGAACTTGTTGA CCTGCTGGAGAATATAACAGGTGGCATTGTCATCGTGGATGAAATCACTTATTACACCGACAAAAATGGCGTAACTCACGATGACATGACAATGATGATAATCCATGTGATTGACAGGGAGACAAATGAAATTATTCCGGCTGATGATATTCTTAT TGTTATTGATGATAACTATCGCAGCATAGAGGAACTCCTCATTAAGTATGGCGTCGTCAATTTCTAT CCTGTATTAGGAGGTCGAGGTGCAGCAGGACTAGCCATCCTAGAGTGGGCCTTGCTTGCCATAGCATTGCTTCTATTCCTTGGAGCACTTATTTTCATCATTATCTTGTGCTGTCTGCGCAGAAG ATTACTCAAAAAGATCCACGGAGGAAACTTTGTGACTGGGTCTCGCAAAGATGCTTCCAAACTGGAGGATGGTACCGCCAATGGAGTGAAGAGGAACGCCAGTAATGCACAGAGCTTCTCTGG AGATAACCCATTATGGAAAGGAGGAGGAGATTGGCCTGATAGTATCTCCTTGATTGGCCAACGTGAATACGAAGCACAG GAGAGAAGCATGGACTTCTTTGAAGATGACATTGAGGAAGCTCATGAAGCCATCATCATGACGTCACTAGTCAGTGAGAAAGCCATGATGGATGCAGATACAGCTTCATCAAGACATCTCAATGGAAGTCTCAACGGCGGTCTTTACCATTCTGGTCAGGCCTCTATGATGCATCTGGACAACCGTAAACCAGCAGATCCTGTAATGTCACGATATATAGACGTTTCCAATCTCTCCGGCAGCAGTCAACGTTACGACAGATCTTCCGGTTTGCAATCATTCCAGGGCAGTGGACAACGATATGACGGATCTTCCGGTTTGCAATCATTCCAGGGCAGCGGACAACGTTATGATGGATCCTCAGGTCTGAAATCATTCCAGGGAAGTGGACAACATTACGATGGATCCTCTGGTTTGCAATCATTCCAGGGCGGTGGATCATACCAGGGTAATGGAAGTTTTAACAGACAAGGGAACTTGACAGAAGAGAAGGCTTTTGAGATCCGCAGATGTTGA